From one Rattus norvegicus strain BN/NHsdMcwi chromosome 7, GRCr8, whole genome shotgun sequence genomic stretch:
- the Or9k2 gene encoding olfactory receptor Olr1070, translated as MGDRESSNHSDMTDFILVGFRVRSELHILLFLLFLLVYTMILLGNLGMMAIIMTDPRLNTPMYFFLGNLSFIDLFYSSVIAPKAMSNFWTESKSISFAGCVAQIFLFALFIVAEGFLLAAMAYDRFIAICNPLLYSVHMSTRLCSQLVAGSYFCGCISSVLQTSMTFTLSFCASRAVDHFYCDSRPLQRLSCSDLFMHKIVSFSLSGIIILPTVIVIIVSYVYIVSTVLKIRSTEGRKKAFSTCSSHLGVVSVLYGAVFFMYLTPNRFPELSKMASLCYSLVTPMLNPLIYSLRNKDVKDALSKLLEKKKIQSFIFPLL; from the coding sequence ATGGGCGACAGGGAAAGCAGCAATCATTCAGATATGACTGACTTCATCCTTGTAGGCTTCAGGGTCCGCTCTGAGCTCCatatcctcctcttcctgctctttctGCTTGTGTATACCATGATTCTTCTAGGAAACCTTGGTATGATGGCCATCATTATGACTGACCCCAGGCTGAACACACCAATGTATTTCTTCCTAGGCAACCTCTCCTTCATCGACCTCTTCTATTCATCTGTTATTGCACCAAAGGCCATGAGCAACTTTTGGACCGAGAGCAAGTCCATCTCATTTGCAGGCTGTGTGGCCCAGATCTTTCTCTTTGCCCTCTTCATTGTGGCTGAAGGATTTCTCCTTGCTGCCATGGCCTATGACCGTTTCATTGCCATCTGCAACCCACTCCTGTATTCTGTTCACATGTCCACACGTCTCTGCAGTCAGTTGGTGGCGGGCTCTTATTTTTGTGGCTGCATCAGCTCTGTTCTCCAGACCAGCATGACATTTACTTTATCTTTTTGTGCTTCTCGGGCCGTTGACCACTTTTACTGTGATAGTCGCCCACTTCAGAGACTCTCCTGTTCTGACCTTTTCATGCACAAAAtagtatctttttctttatctggCATCATTATCTTACCTACTGTCATAGTCATCATTGTTTCCTACGTGTATATTGTGTCCACTGTTTTAAAGATTCGCTCCacggagggaaggaagaaagcctTCTCCACTTGTAGCTCTCACCTGGGTGTCGTGAGTGTGCTGTATGGTGCTGTTTTCTTTATGTATCTCACCCCTAACCGATTTCCTGAACTGAGTAAGATGGCTTCTTTGTGCTATTCCCTAGTCACACCTATGCTGAACCCTCTGATTTACTCTCTGAGAAATAAGGATGTTAAAGATGCTCTAAGCAAActtttagagaagaaaaaaatccagtcatttatttttccccttctttAA